The following proteins come from a genomic window of Elusimicrobiota bacterium:
- a CDS encoding aminotransferase class I/II-fold pyridoxal phosphate-dependent enzyme — translation MIKCSQKLDQLPPYIFTRIKALAAEAHAQRLDVIDLGMGNPDLPTPPHVVDRLIDSVKNHPRTHRYPQAKGMPRYRKAVTGYMKSRFGVDLNPDENVLALIGSKEGIAHLCQAYMDPGDYALVPVPSYPVHSNGVILAGGQIHYMPLTPENKFLPDYSRIPAEVLKKAKLMFLNYPNNPTAAVVEDPAFYHETVAFAQKHGILVAYDNPYCEITFDGYVAPSFLSVPGASEVALEFHSFSKTYNMAGWRVGWACGSKSLLGPLEKYKAFVDYGVPSFMQLAAAAALEGPQDCVKHVVETYRRRRDYFVGELNKMGWAVPLPKATMYVWAPLPEPWKARGSLAFAEAMIKETGVVVTPGVGFGPEAEGYVRMALVTHDDRFYDAVLRIKKFLRKTA, via the coding sequence ATGATCAAATGCTCACAAAAGCTGGACCAGTTGCCGCCGTACATTTTCACGCGCATCAAGGCCTTGGCGGCCGAGGCGCACGCCCAACGGTTGGACGTCATTGATTTGGGCATGGGCAATCCCGACCTTCCGACGCCGCCCCACGTGGTCGACCGTTTGATCGATTCCGTCAAAAACCACCCCCGCACCCACCGGTACCCCCAGGCGAAAGGCATGCCCCGGTACCGCAAGGCCGTGACCGGGTACATGAAATCCCGGTTTGGGGTCGACTTGAACCCCGACGAAAACGTTTTGGCGCTCATCGGCTCCAAGGAGGGCATTGCCCATCTGTGCCAGGCCTACATGGACCCGGGCGACTACGCCTTGGTGCCGGTGCCCAGCTACCCGGTTCACTCGAACGGCGTTATTTTGGCGGGGGGGCAGATCCACTACATGCCCCTCACCCCGGAGAACAAATTCCTGCCGGACTACAGCCGTATTCCGGCCGAGGTTTTGAAAAAGGCCAAATTGATGTTCTTGAATTACCCGAACAACCCGACGGCGGCGGTGGTCGAGGACCCGGCCTTTTACCACGAAACCGTGGCCTTCGCCCAAAAGCACGGCATCCTGGTGGCCTACGACAACCCCTATTGCGAAATCACCTTCGACGGCTACGTGGCCCCGAGTTTCCTCTCCGTGCCGGGGGCGTCCGAGGTGGCGCTGGAGTTCCACAGTTTTTCCAAAACCTACAACATGGCGGGGTGGCGCGTCGGTTGGGCCTGCGGTTCGAAATCCCTGCTGGGGCCCCTGGAAAAATACAAAGCCTTCGTCGACTACGGCGTGCCCTCTTTCATGCAATTGGCGGCCGCCGCCGCGCTGGAGGGTCCCCAGGACTGCGTGAAGCACGTTGTGGAGACCTACCGCCGACGGCGGGATTATTTCGTGGGGGAATTGAACAAGATGGGCTGGGCCGTGCCGCTGCCCAAGGCGACCATGTACGTCTGGGCGCCCCTGCCCGAGCCCTGGAAGGCCCGGGGGTCCTTGGCGTTCGCCGAGGCGATGATCAAGGAAACCGGCGTGGTGGTGACCCCGGGGGTCGGGTTCGGTCCGGAAGCCGAAGGCTACGTCCGCATGGCTTTGGTCACCCACGACGACCGCTTTTACGACGCGGTCCTGCGCATCAAGAAATTCCTTCGGAAAACGGCGTGA
- a CDS encoding response regulator SirA: MSEQLHLFPQPEQNKITRIIKRDGRLVAFNRLKIVNAIFRAASAVGGKDRALSETLAGQVLARLNGGYPAGATPSVEEIQDVVERVLIDHGHAKTAKAFILYRAEKARSREARPEVVGVSDNIPYKVLWRVLSWNADHGCHTLAGLRQVWEKGGWKKLIRDAEKAYHEEIHHVAGLILKRLPEVRLVIVAGPSSSGKTTTTLKISERLASKGHSFVLLNLDNYFRPLAEQPKDEYGDYDFEMPAALDLDLINEHLGLLMEGRPIRMPIYNFKTGVRDKETREFRLKAGEILLIDSLHGLYEGMTKNIAPESKFRFYIEALCQIKDADEEFVKWTDLRLLRRMVRDSWHRSYDPGMTVGHWHYVRKSELRYIVPYIHSVDYIFNGSLPYELPYHRQRLHALLPEIVRRFRGDPKKADALLRAERLTRLLDALPVLPGDADVPPNSLLREFIGGSQYHY, translated from the coding sequence GTGAGCGAACAACTTCATCTCTTCCCCCAGCCGGAGCAGAACAAAATCACCCGCATCATCAAGCGCGACGGTCGCTTGGTGGCGTTCAACCGTCTCAAAATCGTCAACGCCATTTTCCGGGCGGCTTCGGCCGTCGGCGGGAAGGACCGCGCCCTCTCCGAAACCCTGGCGGGCCAGGTCCTGGCCCGCTTGAACGGCGGCTACCCGGCGGGCGCCACGCCCTCGGTCGAGGAAATTCAAGATGTGGTGGAGCGCGTCTTGATCGACCACGGTCACGCGAAAACCGCCAAAGCGTTCATCCTCTATCGGGCGGAAAAAGCCCGGTCCCGCGAAGCCCGTCCCGAGGTGGTCGGCGTGTCGGACAACATCCCCTACAAGGTTCTTTGGCGGGTTTTGTCTTGGAACGCGGACCACGGTTGCCACACCCTCGCGGGGCTCCGCCAGGTTTGGGAAAAAGGTGGGTGGAAAAAGCTGATCCGCGACGCCGAAAAGGCCTATCACGAGGAAATCCACCACGTCGCGGGGTTGATCTTGAAGCGGCTGCCGGAAGTGCGGCTCGTGATCGTGGCCGGACCCTCCAGTTCCGGAAAAACCACCACCACGCTCAAGATCAGCGAACGACTGGCCTCGAAAGGACACAGTTTTGTGTTGCTGAACCTGGACAACTACTTTCGGCCTCTCGCGGAACAGCCCAAGGACGAATACGGGGATTACGATTTTGAAATGCCGGCCGCCCTCGATTTGGACCTCATCAACGAGCACCTCGGGCTTTTGATGGAGGGCCGGCCGATCCGCATGCCGATTTACAATTTCAAGACGGGGGTTCGGGATAAAGAGACCCGGGAGTTCCGGTTGAAGGCGGGGGAAATCCTTCTCATCGACAGTTTGCACGGGTTGTACGAGGGGATGACGAAGAACATCGCCCCGGAAAGCAAGTTCCGCTTTTACATCGAAGCCCTTTGCCAGATCAAAGACGCGGATGAGGAATTTGTGAAGTGGACCGACCTGCGCCTCTTGAGGCGCATGGTGCGCGACAGCTGGCACCGGAGCTACGACCCGGGCATGACCGTGGGGCACTGGCATTACGTCCGCAAAAGCGAGTTGCGTTACATCGTCCCCTACATCCACTCGGTGGACTACATCTTCAACGGCTCGTTGCCCTACGAATTGCCCTACCACCGCCAGCGCCTGCACGCGCTTTTGCCCGAGATCGTGCGCCGTTTCCGGGGGGACCCGAAAAAGGCCGACGCCTTGTTGCGGGCCGAACGGTTGACGCGGCTCCTGGACGCCCTGCCGGTCCTCCCCGGCGACGCCGACGTTCCGCCGAACTCACTTCTCCGCGAGTTTATCGGGGGAAGTCAATACCACTACTGA
- a CDS encoding HU family DNA-binding protein: protein MNKMELVQRVSRGAGVTRSQTARALKTLVIAIRDTLRDGGKISLSGLGTFKVKARKARWGRNPVTGARLAIPAGRKISFRASLSLRTLVKG from the coding sequence ATGAACAAAATGGAATTGGTTCAACGCGTGTCCCGCGGCGCCGGGGTGACGCGGTCGCAAACCGCGCGGGCCTTGAAAACCTTGGTGATCGCGATCCGCGACACCCTCCGCGACGGCGGAAAAATTTCCCTTTCGGGGTTGGGCACCTTCAAGGTTAAGGCGCGCAAAGCCCGCTGGGGCCGGAACCCCGTGACGGGCGCGCGGTTGGCCATTCCCGCCGGCCGGAAGATCTCTTTTCGTGCCAGCTTGTCCCTGCGGACGCTGGTGAAGGGATGA
- a CDS encoding ATP-dependent Clp protease adaptor ClpS produces MAAFPSRSSGRPEATDRSGRGMGCRTVLHNCDCHTFQEVAAQLMKAIRCDFQRGLALANVVHHTGSATVYQGHRERCEAVAAVLQSIGLRADVVK; encoded by the coding sequence ATGGCGGCGTTTCCTTCCCGTTCGTCCGGCCGGCCTGAAGCCACCGACCGCTCCGGTCGCGGGATGGGTTGTCGGACCGTCTTGCACAATTGCGATTGCCACACGTTCCAAGAGGTCGCCGCGCAATTGATGAAGGCCATCCGGTGCGATTTTCAGAGGGGTTTGGCCCTCGCCAACGTTGTGCACCACACCGGGAGCGCCACGGTTTACCAGGGCCACCGGGAACGCTGCGAAGCGGTGGCGGCCGTCCTGCAGTCCATCGGACTGCGGGCGGATGTTGTTAAATAG
- a CDS encoding DegT/DnrJ/EryC1/StrS family aminotransferase yields the protein MSGARAEVADYLQRRFGRRFCVLTNRGTTALTAALRALDRPTGAAALFPAVLCSIPVFAARFAGWTPVFADVNLTDANFDPTDVARVLRECNGRVGAVVPVHMFGRMDDVERLEKMAAAAGAAVIEDLALSLGAERDGRPAGSVGTMACLSFVRKMIPLEMGGAVMTDDPELARRARDFIESLPPLRPGEGAETAAALRAFHALTGFVAAGDWRRRELLDGFEGEFRRLFLARTADADWDARTVVAEIEKLDDVLRARRARAEVYETALHHPGAVPLDRGGSALFAYPVRLKGWTAEDLLDFAAEQGYTFRRIAYPDIHPVFGPRRPMPNAATIEREIVGLPLDDDRPVSEFWGYAADFDKMLGAYESVAPHRTPPDTRGRLEMRMGGLS from the coding sequence ATGAGCGGCGCCCGGGCGGAGGTCGCGGATTATCTTCAACGGCGCTTCGGCCGCCGTTTTTGCGTCTTAACGAACCGCGGCACCACCGCCTTGACGGCGGCGCTGCGCGCGCTGGACCGCCCGACGGGTGCCGCCGCCCTGTTCCCCGCCGTCCTGTGCTCGATTCCTGTTTTTGCGGCCCGCTTCGCGGGGTGGACCCCGGTCTTCGCCGACGTGAACCTGACGGACGCGAACTTTGACCCGACGGACGTGGCGCGCGTTTTGAGGGAATGCAACGGCCGCGTGGGGGCGGTGGTTCCCGTGCACATGTTCGGCAGAATGGACGACGTGGAGCGGCTCGAAAAAATGGCCGCGGCGGCGGGGGCGGCTGTGATCGAAGACCTCGCGCTTTCCCTCGGGGCGGAGCGCGACGGCCGTCCGGCGGGGTCGGTCGGGACGATGGCCTGTTTGAGCTTTGTGCGCAAAATGATCCCGCTCGAAATGGGCGGCGCGGTGATGACCGACGATCCCGAACTCGCCCGCCGCGCCCGCGATTTCATCGAATCGCTGCCTCCCCTGCGCCCCGGCGAAGGGGCCGAAACCGCGGCCGCGCTCCGCGCCTTTCACGCGTTGACCGGTTTCGTGGCCGCCGGCGACTGGCGTCGCCGGGAACTGCTCGATGGGTTCGAGGGGGAGTTTCGGCGTTTGTTTCTGGCCCGCACGGCCGACGCCGATTGGGACGCGCGCACCGTCGTCGCGGAAATCGAGAAATTGGACGACGTGCTGCGCGCCCGCCGCGCCCGCGCCGAAGTTTATGAGACGGCGCTGCACCACCCCGGGGCGGTGCCCCTCGATCGCGGCGGGTCGGCGCTCTTCGCCTATCCGGTGCGGCTGAAGGGCTGGACCGCCGAGGACCTCCTGGATTTTGCGGCCGAACAGGGGTATACTTTTCGTCGGATCGCCTACCCGGACATCCACCCGGTGTTCGGGCCCCGCCGGCCGATGCCCAACGCGGCGACGATCGAACGGGAAATCGTGGGATTGCCTTTGGACGACGATCGGCCGGTTTCGGAATTCTGGGGCTACGCGGCCGACTTCGATAAAATGTTGGGGGCGTATGAAAGCGTGGCCCCCCATCGGACACCCCCGGATACGCGGGGCCGGTTGGAAATGCGCATGGGAGGATTATCATGA
- a CDS encoding homoserine dehydrogenase: MRRGGVNIGLVGRGVVGSGVLDVFEKNLPVLEAKAGTRLRVAWVASRHRRSLPLIGGERPRFTTNWRDVVGDPAVDIVVELIGGEEPARTLILSALKSGKHVTTANKAVLATHWEEIFTAAQAARGLVYFEAAVGGGIPVIQGVNEGLAANRIERIYGILNGTTNYILTRMAEEGLKFAAALKAAQAAGFAEADPSADIDGIDAAQKLAILASLATTGWVRVADVRREGLAGLDQWDMNFARRRLGLVPKFLGIADIEGDTVFARVHPTLIPETHPFANVRHEYNAFFVHGDAVGDVMFYGKGAGAWPTASAVVSDIMYLARQVAGGMAGRMPYVTYDAQKKLEMADPAGRSSRHYLRFSAQDRPGVLASLTQLLSRHDISIASVHQENGVVADSDVIKKAVPIVIVTHAAPEGAVAGALKESRRVRGLARRPVHLRIDSLK, from the coding sequence GTGAGGCGCGGCGGCGTCAACATCGGCCTGGTCGGCCGGGGCGTGGTCGGCTCCGGCGTGCTGGACGTTTTCGAGAAGAACCTGCCCGTGCTGGAGGCCAAGGCCGGCACGCGTTTGCGCGTGGCCTGGGTCGCCAGCCGCCACCGGCGGAGCCTGCCCCTCATCGGGGGGGAACGGCCCCGTTTCACAACGAATTGGCGCGACGTCGTGGGCGACCCCGCGGTCGACATCGTCGTCGAACTCATCGGCGGCGAGGAGCCCGCGCGCACGCTCATCCTGTCGGCGCTCAAGTCCGGCAAGCACGTCACCACCGCCAACAAAGCGGTTTTGGCCACCCATTGGGAGGAGATCTTCACCGCCGCCCAGGCCGCGCGCGGCCTCGTTTATTTCGAAGCCGCCGTCGGTGGCGGCATTCCCGTCATCCAGGGCGTCAACGAGGGGCTGGCCGCCAACCGCATCGAGCGGATCTACGGCATTTTGAACGGCACCACCAACTACATCCTGACCCGCATGGCCGAGGAAGGCCTGAAATTCGCCGCCGCCCTCAAAGCCGCCCAGGCGGCGGGGTTCGCCGAAGCCGACCCGTCGGCCGACATCGACGGCATCGACGCCGCCCAAAAACTCGCCATTCTGGCGTCTCTGGCGACCACCGGTTGGGTGCGGGTGGCCGACGTGCGCCGCGAGGGTTTGGCGGGCCTCGACCAATGGGACATGAATTTCGCGCGGCGGCGCCTGGGCTTGGTGCCCAAGTTCCTCGGCATCGCCGACATCGAAGGGGACACGGTGTTCGCCCGGGTCCACCCCACCCTGATCCCGGAAACCCACCCCTTCGCGAACGTCCGCCACGAGTACAACGCCTTTTTCGTCCACGGCGACGCGGTGGGGGACGTCATGTTTTACGGCAAAGGCGCGGGGGCCTGGCCGACGGCGAGCGCCGTGGTGTCCGACATAATGTATTTGGCGCGGCAGGTGGCCGGGGGCATGGCCGGGCGCATGCCCTACGTGACCTACGACGCCCAGAAAAAATTGGAAATGGCCGACCCGGCGGGCCGTTCCTCCCGCCACTACCTGCGCTTCAGCGCCCAGGACCGCCCCGGGGTTTTGGCCAGTCTCACGCAACTTTTGAGTCGCCACGACATCTCCATCGCGTCCGTCCACCAGGAAAACGGCGTCGTGGCCGACTCCGACGTCATCAAGAAAGCCGTGCCCATCGTCATCGTGACCCACGCCGCCCCCGAAGGGGCCGTGGCCGGCGCGCTCAAAGAGTCGCGACGGGTGCGGGGCTTGGCCCGCCGCCCCGTGCACCTCCGCATCGATTCCCTCAAATGA
- a CDS encoding c-type cytochrome, with protein sequence MKRLTTLLTIATLALIAGTVAAEWEDSAEYPYPVPLGLQKPRVPADNPVSDAKVDLGKKLYFDKRLSADGTVSCATCHDPKKGWTDQGKVSTGIHGQKGGVSAPTVLNSAFMDIQFWDGRAASLEEQAKGPIENPVEMGFTHAAATTTLAGIAGYPSLFEKAFGTSEISIDRVAQAIASFERTVLTGNAPYDRFEAGDKKALSASAQRGLKLFFGKANCSVCHSGFNFSDSDFHNLGVGMTAKETNLGRHAQTKEDRHRGAFKTPTLRNLSDTAPYMHDGSEATLDDVMAFYNRGGVKNPWLDKEMKPLNLTAREIKDVVNFMKALNGEKAIIEEPALP encoded by the coding sequence ATGAAGCGTTTAACCACCCTTTTGACCATCGCGACCTTGGCCTTGATCGCCGGGACCGTGGCGGCGGAGTGGGAAGATTCGGCCGAATACCCTTACCCCGTGCCGTTGGGACTGCAAAAACCCCGGGTCCCCGCCGACAACCCCGTGTCCGACGCCAAAGTCGACCTGGGCAAGAAGTTGTATTTTGACAAACGGCTTTCCGCCGACGGCACGGTCAGTTGCGCCACCTGCCACGACCCGAAAAAAGGCTGGACGGACCAGGGCAAGGTTTCCACCGGCATCCACGGCCAGAAGGGCGGGGTGAGCGCCCCCACCGTCCTGAACAGCGCGTTCATGGACATCCAATTTTGGGACGGCCGCGCCGCGAGCCTCGAGGAACAGGCCAAGGGCCCCATTGAAAACCCCGTCGAAATGGGTTTCACCCACGCCGCCGCGACGACAACCCTCGCGGGCATCGCGGGTTACCCGTCTCTGTTCGAAAAGGCCTTCGGCACATCGGAAATCAGCATCGACCGGGTGGCCCAGGCCATCGCCTCTTTTGAGCGCACGGTCTTGACGGGCAACGCCCCCTACGACCGCTTCGAAGCCGGGGACAAGAAAGCCCTTTCGGCCTCGGCCCAGCGGGGCCTGAAATTGTTTTTTGGGAAAGCCAATTGCAGCGTCTGCCACAGCGGCTTCAACTTTTCCGATTCCGATTTCCACAACCTGGGGGTGGGCATGACGGCGAAGGAAACCAACCTCGGCCGCCACGCGCAAACCAAAGAAGATCGTCACCGGGGGGCTTTCAAGACGCCGACCTTGCGCAACCTGTCCGACACGGCGCCCTACATGCACGACGGGTCGGAAGCCACCTTGGACGACGTGATGGCGTTCTACAACCGGGGCGGGGTTAAAAACCCTTGGCTGGACAAGGAAATGAAACCCCTGAACCTCACGGCCCGGGAAATCAAAGACGTCGTGAACTTCATGAAAGCCCTGAACGGAGAAAAGGCGATCATCGAAGAGCCCGCGCTTCCCTAA
- a CDS encoding LemA family protein: MTLLVFSFVAGAALIVFFYGVGIYNALVRVKNNVRQAWSNIDVILKQRHDELPKLIETCKQYMKYEAETLEKVMRARAAVSQAQSTGNVGALGTAEGQLRGVLGGLFAVAENYPDLKANASFQSLHARISQLENTISDRRELYNQAVTINNTRLEQFPDNLIAGLGSFEKFEVLKFDATETADVSVGALFNR; encoded by the coding sequence ATGACATTGTTGGTTTTTTCATTCGTGGCGGGCGCGGCGCTGATCGTGTTCTTTTACGGTGTGGGGATTTACAACGCCCTGGTCCGGGTGAAAAACAACGTTCGGCAGGCCTGGTCCAACATCGACGTGATCCTCAAGCAACGCCACGACGAGTTGCCCAAGCTGATCGAAACCTGCAAGCAGTACATGAAGTACGAAGCGGAGACGTTGGAGAAGGTGATGCGGGCCCGGGCGGCGGTGTCCCAGGCCCAGTCCACGGGCAACGTCGGAGCCCTCGGGACCGCCGAAGGGCAACTCCGCGGGGTGCTGGGCGGGTTGTTCGCGGTCGCGGAGAATTACCCCGATCTCAAAGCCAACGCCTCCTTCCAAAGCCTGCACGCGCGCATTTCCCAATTGGAAAACACGATTTCCGACCGTCGGGAACTCTACAACCAAGCCGTGACGATCAACAACACGCGTCTGGAGCAGTTCCCCGACAACCTCATCGCGGGTTTGGGTTCCTTTGAAAAGTTCGAGGTGTTGAAGTTCGACGCGACCGAAACCGCCGACGTCAGCGTCGGGGCCCTCTTTAATAGATAG